The bacterium genome contains the following window.
CGCCGAGGCTCTCGACCTGTTCCTTCACCACCGGGCGCACGTCGTAGCCCCACACCTGCGCCCCCAGGCGGCGCGCCGTGGCGATCGCCTGCAGACCGGCGACGCCGGCGCCGATCACCAGGACGCGCGCCGCGAAGACGGTGCCGGCGGCGGTCATCAGCATCGGGAAGAACTTGGGCAGCGCCTGCGCGGCGATGAGCGCCGCGCGGTAGCCGGCGATGTTGGCCTGCGACGAGAGCGCGTCCATCTTCTGCGCCCGGCTGATGCGCGGCACGCCCTCCATGCCGAAGGCGGTGATGCGCCGCGCCGCCAGGCGTCGCACCAGGTCGGGCTGGGTGAGGGCGTCGAGGAGTCCCACCAGCACCGACCCCTCGCGCAGCAGATCGACCTCGTGGCGGCCGCCCTCCGCGATCGGACGCTGCACCTTCAGCACCACGTCCGCCTCGCCACAGAGCGCGGCGACATCGGACGCGATGGTCGCCCCGGCGGCGCTGTAGGCCTGATCGGAGAAGGACGCCGCCTCTCCCGCGCCGTGCTCGACGGCGACGGTGAGACCCGCCTTCACCAGGGCCGCCGCCGCCTCGGGCGTCAGTGCGACGCGCCGCTCGCCAACCGCCCGCTCACGTGGAACCGCAATCTTCATTCCCCCTCACTCGCAAAACCCTGTGCGCCCTAACAGCCCCTGCGCGGGCGGGCAAGACTCGCCCTGCCCGGGAGCCGGCGCCGCCGCGCGCACCTTCCGAAGGGCGGCATCGGGTCGTTCCGGCGCCGCTCCGCTGGGACCCGTCACGGCCCCCGGGCGCTCGTCCGACGCCGCGAGATCGTCGACGCCGCGCCGCACGAGGCCAGGCGGAGGAGCTACGCGGCGCTGACGGCGCCCTTCACCACCGACAGCGGAACCACCCGTTCCGGGTTCGGCTACGGGGAGCGAGCGCCAGGTCGCCGATGACCGCGGGCGAGAAGACGAGGCTGACGCGCCGGCGCAGGATGTCACCGCACGCGCGCCGCGGCGAGCCCCGGCTCAGCCGCTCGCCGCCTGCACCGCCTCCCGGCCCTTCTCGGTCAACGAGAAGACCGCGCTCGCTTCGTCGTAGACCACCAATCCGTCGCCGACCAGCCCTTCCATCAACTGCGAGAACGCCTGGTGGCCGGCCTGGTAGAAGACCAGGCTGTGCGTGTGCAGCTCGCGAATCGGCAGCGCGCCGCCC
Protein-coding sequences here:
- a CDS encoding Re/Si-specific NAD(P)(+) transhydrogenase subunit alpha: MKIAVPRERAVGERRVALTPEAAAALVKAGLTVAVEHGAGEAASFSDQAYSAAGATIASDVAALCGEADVVLKVQRPIAEGGRHEVDLLREGSVLVGLLDALTQPDLVRRLAARRITAFGMEGVPRISRAQKMDALSSQANIAGYRAALIAAQALPKFFPMLMTAAGTVFAARVLVIGAGVAGLQAIATARRLGAQVWGYDVRPVVKEQVESLGAKFLAFDLGVSDAEDRGGYAKALSADASRKQQEMLAEKTKDFDVVITTAMVPGKRAPRLITKETVAAMRPGSVIVDLAAESGGNCELTTAGEVVVAHGVSIHGPVNLPASMPVHASQLYARNVTELLNAFVKNGALAIDLADEVIAGACVTHAGEVVNEAVKAAMATGTSA